In one Silene latifolia isolate original U9 population chromosome 10, ASM4854445v1, whole genome shotgun sequence genomic region, the following are encoded:
- the LOC141609271 gene encoding auxin-binding protein ABP19a-like: MELPKLAFLFSFLVLLTVSSATSVVDFCVADFNYPVGPAGYPCKNPGNLTVDDFVFSGLGVPANTSTSVFNAASTFAVDITFPALNGLGLSMGRLDIGVGGVIPIHSHRVSELLLVIDGTIIAGFIDGNNVAYYKTLNKGDIMIFPQSLLHFQINVGHEPALAFVSLNSASPGFQTTTISLFGNDLPTNVIEKITLVDAAQVKKLKELFGGTN; encoded by the coding sequence ATGGAAttaccaaaacttgcctttttatTTTCGTTTCTAGTCCTTTTAACGGTATCATCCGCTACAAGTGTTGTCGATTTCTGCGTAGCAGACTTCAATTACCCGGTGGGACCTGCCGGATATCCGTGTAAGAACCCGGGCAATTTAACCGTCGACGACTTTGTTTTCTCCGGATTAGGCGTTCCAGCGAACACGTCAACCAGCGTTTTCAATGCCGCTTCAACGTTTGCAGTCGATATAACATTTCCTGCATTAAATGGATTGGGCCTTTCGATGGGTCGACTTGACATCGGTGTGGGTGGAGTTATCCCAATCCACAGCCACCGTGTTTCGGAATTGCTTTTGGTAATTGATGGTACAATTATTGCTGGTTTTATTGATGGAAATAATGTTGCTTATTATAAAACGTTAAATAAGGGTGATATAATGATATTCCCACAAAGTTTGTTGCATTTTCAAATAAATGTGGGTCACGAACCTGCTCTTGCGTTTGTTAGTTTAAACAGTGCGAGCCCTGGTTTCCAAACTACAACCATTTCTTTGTTTGGAAATGATTTGCCAACAAATGTGATTGAGAAGATCACTTTGGTGGATGCTGCCCAagtgaagaagttgaaggaaCTCTTTGGTGGAACTAactga
- the LOC141609273 gene encoding auxin-binding protein ABP19a-like, with product MELPKLSFLFSFLVLLTVSSATSVVDFCVADFNYPVGPVGYPCKNPGNLTVDDFVFCGLGVPGNTSANVFNAASTFAVDTTFPALNGLGLSMIRLDIGVGGVIPIHSHRVSELILVIDGSIIAGFIDSNNVAYYKTLNKGDIMIFPQSMLHFQVNVGHEPALAFVSLNSPSPGFQTTTTSLFGNDLPTDVIEKITLVDAAQVKKLKELFGGTN from the coding sequence ATGGAATTACCAAAACTCTCCTTTTTATTTTCGTTTCTAGTCCTTTTAACGGTATCATCCGCTACAAGTGTTGTCGATTTCTGCGTAGCAGACTTCAATTACCCGGTGGGACCTGTCGGATATCCGTGTAAGAACCCGGGAAATTTAACCGTCGACGACTTTGTTTTCTGCGGATTAGGCGTTCCAGGGAACACGTCAGCCAACGTTTTCAATGCCGCTTCAACGTTTGCAGTCGATACAACATTTCCTGCATTAAACGGATTGGGCCTTTCGATGATTCGACTTGACATCGGTGTGGGTGGAGTGATCCCAATCCACAGCCACCGTGTTTCGGAACTGATTTTGGTAATTGATGGTTCAATTATTGCTGGTTTTATTGATTCAAATAATGTTGCTTACTATAAAACGTTAAATAAGGGTGATATAATGATATTCCCACAAAGTATGTTGCATTTTCAAGTAAATGTAGGTCACGAACCTGCTCTTGCGTTTGTTAGTTTAAACAGTCCGAGCCCTGGTTTCCAAACTACAACCACTTCTTTGTTTGGAAATGATTTGCCAACAGATGTGATTGAGAAGATCACTTTGGTGGATGCTGCCCAagtgaagaagttgaaggaaCTCTTTGGTGGAACTAACTGA
- the LOC141608395 gene encoding secreted RxLR effector protein 161-like encodes MEKIPYASVVGSLNYVQTCTRPDISFAVGMLGRYQSNPGMDHWKAAKKVLRKSTFGYLFLLAEGAVSWKSGKQSVIATSTMEAEFVACFEATIHALWLRNIISGLGIVDSIAKPLRIYCDNSAAVFFSKNDKYSKGAKHMELKFLSVKEEVQKQRVSFEHIRTDKMVADPLTKGLPPKAFIGHVGRMGVVSKALLL; translated from the exons ATGGAGAAAATTCCCTATGCATCTGTGGTTGGGAGTTTGAACTATGTTCAGAcatgtactcgaccagatatcaGCTTTGCTGTTGGAATGTTGGGTCGGTACCAAAGTAATCCCGGGATGGACCACTGGAAAGCTGCGAAGAAGGTCCTTAG AAAATCAACATTTGGCTACTTGTTCCTTTTAGCTGAAGGGGCAGTATCATGGAAAAGTGGGAAGCAGTCTGTCATTGCTACTTCTACTATGGAAGCCGAATTTGTGGCATGCTTTGAGGCCACTATTCATGCATTGTGGTTGCGAAACATTATCTCGGGACTTGGGATCGTCGATAGTATTGCCAAGCCGCTGAGAATTTATTGTGACAATTCTGCAGCCGTCTTCTTCTCTAAGAACGATAAATACTCCAAGGGTGCTAAACACATGGAATTAAAGTTCTTATCGGTCAAAGAGGAGGTACAGAAGCAAAGAGTGTCATTTGAGCATATAAGAACGGATAAAATGGTGGCAGATCCATTAACTAAGGGATTACCACCCAAGGCGTTCATTGGCCATGTAGGACGCATGGGTGTTGTATCAAAGGCCTTGTTATTATAA